ACCAACGCGGCCTGGGCTGTTCCCGATGGATAGTGATAGGTATGATTGCTTGCAGCTTCGTCATCCTGATTTTCTATCGGGTTGTAGTCGACAGTATGGTAACCCTCATAATTGGCAGAAAAGTCCAAGCCGCCAATAACGGTATCAGTTGGGAAACCGTCCCAGGCGTTGTGATTGTTTTTCCAGGCCTGTTCGTAAGCCTCCGGCGTGCCCGCACCGCCCAGATCTTTATGGGTATAATCCACACCATTACCAATGATGGCGACAGTGACGCTATCTCCCGGGTCTTTTACGGTTAAAAATGGATAGGGTTTGAATTCGTCAGCCTGCGTTAGGTTTGGCTGCGCGGAGGTTTCGACAATACTGGCAATTTCATCGTTATCTGCCAACGCGTTTGCTGCAGCATGAGTCATTTGTACATGGATGGCATTGTCGACAATGCGTACTTTCTGGACGATGACTGCTTCGGTGTCCAGGGCGTAGATTGCAGCAATAATGCGATTTTGTTGTGCATCAATTTTGGACAGGACCGAGGAACGCTTGTCACCCAGTGCCGCATAACTCTTATCCAGGGCACTCTTTTCTGACAGCTGAAGAATATAAATACCCTTGAGCTCGTTAATTCGTGTAAATGATGCCATGGCATCGGATTGTGAATTGGCGCGGTGTTGATGACTTCCGAATACTGACAACGCATCAGTATTTGAGATAGCGCGGGCGTGCACCTGGCATGCCAGCAGCGAGGAAATTAACAATGCGACCGAAGATGATTTAAAAACCATTTTAGCCTCGTAGGTTGTCTTTATTCTTCCTGTGGAAACCAATGAAAATGTGCTTACATGCGATAGCAAGATCGTATGGCAGGGACATTTAAATCAGTGTTGACAAATTTGTAATGAAATTGAGTAAGTACCACAATGCGGCCCGGGTCTTTTATCTGTGTATGCTTTATCAATTTTTTGTCAATTGATGTCACGTAAATGTCTAATTTCAATAAAAACAGATATATGGGTGGAGGGCGTGATATGTGAGTTATCAGCTTTTACGAGCCGATAACCCTATTTATCTTTAGGCTATTTGTAATTTTTATGTTGGTGTTTTTGGCTGGTTCGGATGAGAGCCACATGAATCGCCACTGATTTCCTAGACACGATTTAGTTAGATAAACTAGCTAAAAAAGAGGTGTCCATGAGTCATAAACGTTACCCCGAACAATTCAAAATCGAAGTGACCTTTCCCCGAGATTAGTACCAATCCCTTGATGAGATTTTCCAGCTTATGCTGCCTGCTTGGCATACTCAACAGGCGGCATGTAGTTCAGTGAACTATGTGGGCGAACTTGGTTGTAGTGTTCGCGCCATAGCTCGATCTCGTATCTGGCTTCGTCCAAGGTTCTGAACCAGCACTGGTTCAGACATTCGTTCCGGAATTTGCCATTCAGTCTCCACAAAGGCATTTTGCGCCGGCTTTCCTGGTGGAATAAAGCTCAGCGTGACGCCCGTTACCTTACTCCAGAAGAACATTGCCTTGCTGGTAAATTCTGTCCCATTGTCGCAAGTCACCTTGTTGGGTTTGCCTCGCTCTTCCTCAACTGGTCCAGGAATCTGCTTACCTGCCTGCCACTGATGGCTACAGAGACTAATTGACCGACCATTTCCCGCAAATAATCATCTATAACATTCAGTACCCGAAAGCGGCGACCATTGCTGAGTTGGTCTGACATAAAGTCCATAGACCAACGTTGATTCGGTGCTGTCGGCACCTCTATATTTCGACCATGTGTGATACAGGACGCTGTCAGTTCCGGCGGCAGTGCGCATTTTTGAATATTGAAATCTGGTAGATTGGACTGACTATTGGCGGGTGTCGATACTATCAGGAACACATCATGGAACTCCTTATTATCGCGCTGGTTGCCATGCTGACTTCCGGGATGACCTTCTTCTCGGGTTTTGGTTTGGGCACCATTCTGGTTCCTATGTTCGCTTTATTTTTTCCATTACCCTTGGCCATTGCCGCAGCGGCAGTGGTGCATTTCACAAACAACCTGTTCAAGTTTGCGCTGATGGCCCGGCAAGCAGATTGGAAGGTGGTGGCACGCTTCGGATTACCTGCCGCGTTGGCCGCCATTCTGGGCGCGAGTTCCCTGGCGCTCTTTGACCGCTTGCCAGCGCTGTTGCATTACTCATTGGCGGGCTTGGTTTTTGAGATTACTGCGGTGAAAGTACTGATAGGCGGTCTGATAGCACTATTTGCAATGCTGGAACTATCACATCGTTTTCAATCACTGACTTTTTCCCGGCGTTGGCTCTCTCTTGGTGGGTTCCTATCAGGCTTTTTTGGTGGGCTTTCGGGCAATCAGGGAGCATTACGTTCAGCATTTTTATTGAAAGCAGGCTTGTCCATGGAAGCCTTTGTCGCGACAGGGATTGTTTCGGCGACAATCGTCGATGTTACACGTCTCCTTGTGTATGGCAGTGCGATATCGGTAGGTCAATTCGCTCAAATTGAGACGCTGGCGTTGCCGGTGGCCGTTGGCACTCTTGCAGCCTTGATTGGCAGCCTTCTTGCCAAGCGTCTCCTGGAAAAGGTGACCTTGCCTGGTATTCAGATGTTGGTCGCAATCGCGATGTTGGGTGTAGGTTTCGCACTGATGTTGGGTGTGCTCTAGGCCGTTGAGTGTGTCAGCCGGTTGAAATTCCAACCTATTTCCTGACGATTCAGCAGCAAACGCCCACAAAAGAGCCGCACTGGGTTCAGCAGTGCGGCTCGGCAGGTTTTAACGCGAGCGATTACTTCAGCAGATAGGCGCGCATCATCAACTGCTCGGCACGACTGTTACCTTCATCTGTCATGGTCAGCTTCAGGTGTACGTAGTTTCCGGCTGCCGCTGCATTGGGGATGGTCGCTACCCACTGACCATTTTCCTGAGCCACTTCAGCGGATTGCCAGTTACTGTCGGCGAATTTCTGAGAAACGGGGCAGTACTGGAAGACGCTTGGGCTAACGGGTAAACATTCCTGTCCGTAGCCATATTGCAGGCTGACGTCCGTCAGTGTGGCAGGCCCCTTTCCATCGACAATGGCACCGAGTACGACTTTTATGGGCTCGCCGGCCACGGCAGTGTTGTCGATTGCCAATGGGATATCCAATACAGGCATTCGCCGTGGTTGAACGCCCTGATTTTTGGGATCCGTGATAAAGCTGTACACGCCGTTATAGAAGGCCCCGGGATTTTCTTGCACCGCTTTTGTTCATCCCAGAGGCGGCATCTTGGCCATTGGCGTCGCCATAGGTGTAGAACCCAAATTGCAACAGATTCGTGTCGCGGATGGCAATGTGGCTGCTCCCGTGAGGGTTAAGCACTGGGCGGCAATTTTTGAAATGCCAAACAATGGTTTCATATGGGTGAGCTGCCTTCAAATAATCTTTTTTATGAGTTGATTGCGTGTTTTTTGTGGTTTGTTTTCTGGCAGGATATTCGGTCGGTCAGATCCGAAATAATTTCCTGTTGTATCTAAAAGAAAACAATAAACAACTCTGCAACATAGGATGGTTAGTGGCAGCTTCTCAATCTGATTCGGGTAGCATTTTGTACCTGAAGCATCTGCGAAAGCTGGGCAAAAAAACGCCGCCCTGAGGCGGCAAAAGGGAAGGAACCTTGGATTTTGTAATATTGGAAGGCGCCGGAGAGGCACCCGATTAAGTTAAATCCCGGAGGCTATCGAAACAGGCACCCAGGGTGTGGTAGTCACACTTGGCACCGGCAGTGCTCTTTTCGTTGGAGTACTTGCGGTTATCGCGATACAGCACCCTGAACCAGGCGCCGTGTTCATGGTCGACAAAATGCTGCCAGGCGTAGTTCCAAAGGGCGTTATAGGCATCGAGGTATTTTTGCTCGCCGGTTTGCTGATACAGCATGGCGGCAGCGGCAAAACTTTCAGCCTGCACCCAGAAATACTTATCGTCGTCACACCAGTCGCCGTTCGGACCAAAGCCATACACCATGCCGCCGTGCTCCTTGTCCCAGCTTTTTTCGAAGGCGGTATCGAACAGGGTTTTGGCGCGGCTTATCAGCCATGGCTGATGGCTGTGGCGGGCGAGGGATAACAGCAGCTTGGCCCACTCGGTCTGGTGCCCGCCCTGGAAACCCCAGGGGCGATAGAGGTTCTTGGGATCGTCCTTGTTGTACTCCCAATTGATGGCGAATCCGGGGGTAAAGTGCTCCCAGATGATACCGCCGGTGAGCGCTGCCTGACGGTTGGCAATCTTGTCGGCAATCTCCATGGCGCGGTCGAGGAAGCGGCCTTCGCCGCTGGCCTCGAAGGCGGCAATCATGGCTTCGCACAGGTGCATATTGGCGTTCTGGCCGCGGTAGTCAGACAGCACGCCATCGGCGCCGATTTCATCGGCGTAAAGGCCGTACTCAGGCTGCCAGAAACGTTGCTCAAGCAGGTTGTAGATCCACAGCAGTTTGTTGTTGTCTTTAAGAATGCCCGATTTGCGGCAGGCCGCGAAGGCGAGCAGCGCAAAGGCATAGCCATAGGCCTGCTGGGTCATGTCTTCGGGCCGATGGCTTTTCAATGTCCAGGCGAAGCGCTCATCCGCTTGCAGATGTACGTTTAGCAGATAATTAAGGCCATGGCGGGCGTGGGCCAAATATTCGGGTTTATCCAGTATGTCGGCGGCGCGGGCGTAGTTCACGGTAATGCGGCAACTGCTGACCAACTGGCGAAACCCCGGCTCAAACAAACTGCCGTCATCATAGTAGTTGTGAAAATAACCGCCACTGGCATCCAGTACCCGTGGGTCGTAAAAGTCCAGAATGCTTTGGGAATGGGACAGTAAAAAATCACGGTTGTAGAACTTCATAAAATGCCTTGAAAAAAGGCCTTACCAACTGCGTTGGCAAGGCTTGGGTAAACGTGAGTCGTCAACGCTGATGGTGTGGAGTACATCGCCCATTGAGGCCTGGAACGCCTCGGCCTCGGCGAGTCCCGGCAGTGCCGGGAAGGCTCCCGGGCGGCTTACTGCCAGCGCGCCGCAGCCAATAGCAAAGCCGAGGGCGTCTTTGAAGGTGGTCTCGCTTTCAAGCAGGGTATCCAATCCATCCCGGGCAATGCGATGCAGCAGGCCGCCAATAAAACCATCCCCCCCTGCGGTGGTATCCACCACATCCATTTTGGGCACCGGTAAGGTCAGGCATTGTTTACCGGTAAAGGCGCGTATCGGATTGCCGCCATCTGTTATCAACAGCAGCTTGCAGCCGGAGTCTAGCAGCTGTTGGATAAAGCCTTGTGGCTCGCTGCCTGCCAGATATTCAAGTTCTTCCTGTGCGAACTTAAGTACGTGGGCCTTGTGTACCAAGCTCATCACGGTTGCTTTGCAGGCGGCGCCGCCTTGCCACAGGTTGTGGCGCAGGTTCACATCCACACTTACGGCAAGGCCAGCGGCAACGGCTCTGTCGGCCATTGTCAGGGTTGCCTCTGCACTTTGGGCCGTCGTCAGGGTATTGCTGCACAGGTGCAACACAGCGGTATTCTCAAACCAACTGGCCTCTGCGACGCTGGCATCAAACAGGGTGTCGGCGCCGCCATCGCGGTAGAAGCTGAAGCTGCGATCGCCATCATCATTCAAATGCACGAAGGCGAGTGATGTCGGGGCACTGCTATGGCGCCCGAGCAGGCTGATGTCCACGCCATAGCGCACCAGCGAGTTGGCCAGGAAATCGCCGAACGTGTCTTTTCCCACCAAACCAGCAAAGCGTGCCTGGCCACCGAGTTTGGCCACTGCCACTGCAGCATTGGCCGGTGCGCCGCCCGGGTACTGACGATAACAGGGTAACATCAGGCCATCGTCCTCATCGCTGCCGGTACATAGAAAATCAATCAGGGCTTCCCCAAAACACAGCACCCTTTTGCTCATGACGCAGTTTCTCCATTCATCCGGTTACGGGCAAAAAAGGCATACCAACAAATATAAAAATAACAAAAGGTTGGCACGATAAAGCTCAGCTGAACACCCACGTTATCGGCTACAACGCCCTGAATAACCGGCAGTAGGGCGCCGCCCACAATCGCCTGACACAGAAGCCCGGAACCACGACTGGTCAGCTCGCCCAGGCCTTCAATGGCCAGGGTGAAGATGGTGGGGAACATGATGGAGTTGAAAAAGCCCACCGCCAACACGGCCACCAAGGCCAGCTCACCGCTGGACACTATGGTGAGCATCAGCAGCAGGTTGGCAAACACCGCATTGGCCGCCAGCACCATCGCGGGATTAAAGCGGCGGGTGAGGGCTGCACCGGCGAAGCGGCCTATCATGGCGCCGCCCCAATACCAGGACACCAGCTCTGCAGCACTCTTCTCATCCAAACCGCCAATGCTGGGCTCGGCAAAGTAGTTCACCAAAAAGCTGCCAATAGATACCTCGGCGCCAACGTAAAGGAATATCGCCAGTGCGCCCAAGAGCAGGCGTTTATGACTGAGCAGCGAACCTTTATGGCGATGGTCTACCCCCATGTCGGCGTGTTTGACCTTGCCGCCGAGGAAAATAAAGCCCACCGCAATGATGCCAATCACAGCGGCCAGCAGCAGATAGGGTAACTGCACCGCTTCATGGGTACCGGCGGCCGCGCCGAAAATCAGCAGGCTGCCGAAGAGTGGCCCCAGAGTATGGCCGAGGGAGTTGAGGGCCTGGGCCAGATTCAGACGACTGGCGGCAGTGCGCTCGGGCCCGAGGCGCGCAACAAAAGGGTTAGCCGATACCTGCAGTATGGTAATGCCTGAGGCCAGCACAAACAGCGCCAGCAGGAACAGCGCATACTGTTCCAGGCTGGACGCCGGGTAAAACAGCAGGCAGCCGGTGGCCATGGTGCTCAGGCCAAAGATGATGCCCCGCAGGTAGCCGATGCGGGCGATGAGGACACCGGCCAGTGGTGATACCAGAAAGTAGGCTCCGAAGAAGCAGAACTGCACCAACATGGCTTGGGTGTAACTAAGGTCAAATATACCCTTGAGGTGCGGAATAAGAATGTCGTTCAGCGCGGTGATAAAGCCCCAGATGAAAAACAAACTGGTCATGGCGCCAAACAGCAACTGCTGGTGGCTTTGGGCTGGTGCAGCGCTGCCGTTTTGTGGGGTGGTGGATGAAACGAAGGCCATGGCTTAGTTCCCTGTCAGTGAAAATGAAGGAGGACGGTCAGTTTT
This portion of the Shewanella amazonensis SB2B genome encodes:
- a CDS encoding TSUP family transporter; amino-acid sequence: MELLIIALVAMLTSGMTFFSGFGLGTILVPMFALFFPLPLAIAAAAVVHFTNNLFKFALMARQADWKVVARFGLPAALAAILGASSLALFDRLPALLHYSLAGLVFEITAVKVLIGGLIALFAMLELSHRFQSLTFSRRWLSLGGFLSGFFGGLSGNQGALRSAFLLKAGLSMEAFVATGIVSATIVDVTRLLVYGSAISVGQFAQIETLALPVAVGTLAALIGSLLAKRLLEKVTLPGIQMLVAIAMLGVGFALMLGVL
- a CDS encoding AGE family epimerase/isomerase produces the protein MKFYNRDFLLSHSQSILDFYDPRVLDASGGYFHNYYDDGSLFEPGFRQLVSSCRITVNYARAADILDKPEYLAHARHGLNYLLNVHLQADERFAWTLKSHRPEDMTQQAYGYAFALLAFAACRKSGILKDNNKLLWIYNLLEQRFWQPEYGLYADEIGADGVLSDYRGQNANMHLCEAMIAAFEASGEGRFLDRAMEIADKIANRQAALTGGIIWEHFTPGFAINWEYNKDDPKNLYRPWGFQGGHQTEWAKLLLSLARHSHQPWLISRAKTLFDTAFEKSWDKEHGGMVYGFGPNGDWCDDDKYFWVQAESFAAAAMLYQQTGEQKYLDAYNALWNYAWQHFVDHEHGAWFRVLYRDNRKYSNEKSTAGAKCDYHTLGACFDSLRDLT
- a CDS encoding carbohydrate kinase family protein — translated: MSKRVLCFGEALIDFLCTGSDEDDGLMLPCYRQYPGGAPANAAVAVAKLGGQARFAGLVGKDTFGDFLANSLVRYGVDISLLGRHSSAPTSLAFVHLNDDGDRSFSFYRDGGADTLFDASVAEASWFENTAVLHLCSNTLTTAQSAEATLTMADRAVAAGLAVSVDVNLRHNLWQGGAACKATVMSLVHKAHVLKFAQEELEYLAGSEPQGFIQQLLDSGCKLLLITDGGNPIRAFTGKQCLTLPVPKMDVVDTTAGGDGFIGGLLHRIARDGLDTLLESETTFKDALGFAIGCGALAVSRPGAFPALPGLAEAEAFQASMGDVLHTISVDDSRLPKPCQRSW
- a CDS encoding sugar MFS transporter, producing MAFVSSTTPQNGSAAPAQSHQQLLFGAMTSLFFIWGFITALNDILIPHLKGIFDLSYTQAMLVQFCFFGAYFLVSPLAGVLIARIGYLRGIIFGLSTMATGCLLFYPASSLEQYALFLLALFVLASGITILQVSANPFVARLGPERTAASRLNLAQALNSLGHTLGPLFGSLLIFGAAAGTHEAVQLPYLLLAAVIGIIAVGFIFLGGKVKHADMGVDHRHKGSLLSHKRLLLGALAIFLYVGAEVSIGSFLVNYFAEPSIGGLDEKSAAELVSWYWGGAMIGRFAGAALTRRFNPAMVLAANAVFANLLLMLTIVSSGELALVAVLAVGFFNSIMFPTIFTLAIEGLGELTSRGSGLLCQAIVGGALLPVIQGVVADNVGVQLSFIVPTFCYFYICWYAFFARNRMNGETAS